One genomic segment of Paenibacillus sp. FSL H8-0332 includes these proteins:
- the kduD gene encoding 2-dehydro-3-deoxy-D-gluconate 5-dehydrogenase KduD — MSSLFSLAGKTAIVTGAAQGLGQGIAIAFAEAGADVVSVSLNSSDETVAACEAFGVKALSIATDLSDHSKLQGMFDEAVAFIGKVDILVNCAGMIRRTPAKDHSEKDWFDVINLNQNTVFLLSQIAGRHFLERGNGKIINICSMLSYQGGINVPGYTASKHAVAGLTKAFANEWAGSGLNINAIAPGYMATENTAPIRADQSRSDSILDRIPAGRWGTADDVKGPAVFLASAASDYLNGHILNVDGGWLAR, encoded by the coding sequence ATGTCATCTTTATTCAGCTTGGCAGGTAAAACAGCAATCGTAACAGGCGCAGCGCAAGGTCTTGGACAAGGGATTGCCATCGCCTTCGCAGAAGCCGGTGCAGACGTAGTCTCCGTATCTCTTAATTCCAGTGACGAGACCGTAGCAGCCTGTGAAGCTTTTGGCGTCAAAGCACTGAGCATCGCCACTGACCTCAGCGACCATTCCAAGCTTCAAGGCATGTTCGACGAAGCCGTTGCCTTCATCGGCAAAGTGGATATCCTCGTCAACTGCGCAGGCATGATCCGCCGCACTCCGGCCAAGGACCACAGTGAGAAAGACTGGTTCGACGTCATTAACCTTAACCAGAACACCGTCTTCCTGCTGTCCCAGATTGCCGGCCGCCATTTCCTCGAAAGAGGCAACGGTAAAATCATCAACATCTGCTCCATGCTCTCCTACCAGGGCGGCATCAACGTGCCGGGCTACACAGCAAGTAAGCATGCCGTAGCCGGTCTGACTAAGGCCTTCGCCAATGAATGGGCAGGCTCCGGTCTGAACATCAACGCGATTGCTCCAGGCTACATGGCCACCGAGAACACCGCTCCAATCCGTGCGGACCAGAGCCGCTCCGACTCTATCCTTGACCGCATTCCAGCCGGACGCTGGGGAACTGCCGATGATGTGAAGGGCCCAGCCGTATTCCTGGCCTCCGCAGCTTCCGACTACCTGAACGGCCACATTCTGAATGTGGATGGCGGCTGGTTGGCTAGATAA
- a CDS encoding DeoR/GlpR family DNA-binding transcription regulator codes for MNPIRRHEMIMEVMLNQKDVTVNELSDKLQVTGKTIREDLSKLEEQGLIMRVHGGAVLAQSDQFGILPLRNPLDKYAEEKTEIARRALAHIAPDDIIALDGGSTTLEIARRLDNIPLTVITNDVYIISELVPRDNIRLVVPGGYRVRNMLAGPEAVSYVQKLNIQKAFLSATAVHIEHGLSIYTGDLIDFKQALVSTARQVFAACDHHKFGQTALRTFASLQEVDVLLTDSGLAPETAELFRKAGVNIECG; via the coding sequence ATGAACCCGATACGGCGGCACGAGATGATTATGGAAGTTATGCTGAACCAGAAGGATGTAACCGTGAACGAACTGAGCGACAAGCTTCAGGTCACCGGCAAAACGATCCGCGAGGACTTAAGCAAGCTGGAGGAACAAGGACTGATTATGCGCGTCCACGGCGGCGCCGTGCTGGCACAGAGCGATCAGTTCGGCATTCTGCCCCTGCGCAATCCGCTGGATAAATACGCCGAGGAGAAGACGGAGATTGCCCGGCGTGCGCTGGCGCATATCGCTCCGGATGACATCATTGCCCTGGACGGCGGAAGCACAACGCTTGAGATTGCCCGGCGGCTGGACAATATTCCCCTTACGGTCATTACCAATGATGTCTACATCATCAGCGAGCTGGTTCCCAGAGACAACATTCGTCTGGTCGTTCCCGGCGGTTACCGTGTCCGCAATATGCTGGCCGGTCCCGAAGCCGTGTCCTATGTACAGAAGCTTAATATTCAAAAAGCCTTTCTCTCAGCCACAGCCGTTCATATTGAACACGGCCTGTCCATCTATACCGGCGATCTTATAGATTTCAAACAGGCGTTAGTCTCCACAGCCCGCCAGGTGTTCGCCGCATGCGATCATCACAAGTTCGGTCAGACCGCGCTGCGTACCTTCGCTTCCCTGCAGGAGGTCGATGTGCTGCTGACAGACAGCGGGCTTGCCCCGGAGACTGCCGAGCTGTTCCGCAAGGCTGGCGTCAACATTGAATGCGGGTAA
- a CDS encoding YolD-like family protein: MAYWRQIVAKAKVAKRPTRDEFVLEELGNQLVEAKQEDSEILLTVWGKEEEVRGVIVEMDSRTGRVHVRNNEEIIKVPFMDIMQINYPRD; this comes from the coding sequence ATGGCTTACTGGAGGCAAATTGTGGCGAAGGCAAAAGTGGCAAAACGTCCAACCCGCGACGAATTCGTGCTTGAGGAGCTGGGCAACCAGCTGGTAGAGGCGAAGCAGGAGGATTCCGAGATTCTGCTGACAGTCTGGGGGAAGGAAGAAGAGGTGCGCGGAGTGATTGTAGAAATGGATTCGCGTACCGGCAGGGTGCATGTCAGAAATAACGAAGAGATTATCAAGGTGCCGTTCATGGACATTATGCAAATCAATTACCCCCGGGATTAG
- a CDS encoding glycoside hydrolase family 52 protein encodes MPTNKFFNAHHSPIGSFSSFTLGFQGASGGFDLELGRPPRQNIYIGLARKDGRGYDTLPFHEQGSDDESKRYDIENPDPSPDKPQTLFHFGEDEITRDFRLTTDSWQAGDLTFRILSPVWPVPDPETASDAELKEVLLPAVLVELEVDNTAGSSARRAFFGFQGNDPYNALRRFDGGQEELTGVGQGRFLAIAAKQGSVKAAMHFTMEDILAAELEENWTFGLGQVGALIMDVPAGERKVYQFAVCFHRSGYVTSGMDASYYYNRYYSNVEAVAEYALSQFDTLKKQAEEANGMLEGTGLSDDQTFMLAHAIRSYYGSTELLEYKGQPFWVVNEGEYRMMNTFDLTVDQLFYELKMNPWTVRNELDMFVDRFSYVDTVRFPGDSTEYPGGLSFTHDMGVANAVSRPGYSSYELYGIDGCFSHMTHEQLVNWILTAATYVEHTGDRSWMERNLTVLESCLQSMLNRDHPDPAKRNGVMALDSSRTMGGAEITTYDSLDVSLGQARNNIYLAGKCWAAYLAMERIFRDNGNTELSQTAGRQADLCAATIVASVTEGGYIPAVIGEGNDSKIIPAIEGLVFPYFTGCKEALERGGRFGEYLEALDTHLKAVLVEGVCLFEDGGWKISSTSNNSWLSKIYLSQFIAREILGLKWDEKGRAADQAHTAWLTHPELSIWSWSDQIISGEITGSKYYPRGVTAILWLEEQRG; translated from the coding sequence ATGCCAACGAACAAATTCTTCAATGCCCATCATTCACCGATTGGATCATTCTCAAGCTTCACCCTCGGATTTCAAGGAGCGTCCGGCGGCTTTGACCTTGAACTCGGCAGGCCGCCGAGACAGAACATATATATCGGCCTTGCGCGCAAGGATGGCCGAGGTTATGATACCTTGCCCTTCCATGAGCAGGGTAGTGACGATGAGAGCAAACGCTACGACATCGAGAACCCGGACCCGAGTCCGGACAAGCCGCAGACTCTGTTTCACTTCGGGGAAGATGAAATTACGCGCGATTTCCGGCTTACAACGGACAGCTGGCAGGCCGGCGATCTGACCTTCCGCATTCTGTCACCAGTCTGGCCCGTTCCGGACCCGGAGACGGCCTCGGACGCAGAGTTGAAGGAAGTGCTGCTGCCAGCCGTGCTGGTAGAGCTTGAAGTCGATAATACTGCGGGCAGCTCTGCGCGCCGTGCCTTCTTCGGCTTCCAGGGGAATGATCCGTATAATGCCCTGAGAAGATTCGATGGCGGCCAAGAGGAGCTGACTGGTGTAGGACAGGGCCGGTTCCTGGCAATCGCCGCGAAGCAGGGAAGCGTTAAGGCGGCAATGCATTTTACGATGGAGGATATTCTTGCAGCAGAGCTGGAGGAGAACTGGACGTTCGGACTGGGTCAGGTTGGCGCGCTTATTATGGATGTGCCTGCCGGTGAACGCAAGGTGTACCAGTTCGCCGTTTGCTTCCACCGCTCCGGTTATGTGACTTCAGGAATGGATGCGAGCTACTACTATAACCGCTATTACAGTAACGTGGAAGCTGTTGCAGAATACGCGTTATCCCAGTTCGACACGCTGAAAAAGCAGGCCGAAGAGGCGAACGGGATGCTGGAGGGAACGGGCCTCAGTGACGACCAGACCTTCATGCTCGCTCACGCTATCCGCAGCTATTACGGCTCCACCGAACTGCTGGAGTACAAAGGCCAGCCGTTCTGGGTCGTCAACGAAGGCGAATACCGGATGATGAACACGTTCGATCTTACGGTAGACCAGCTGTTCTACGAGCTGAAAATGAACCCGTGGACCGTACGCAATGAGCTCGATATGTTCGTGGACCGGTTCAGTTATGTGGACACCGTCCGTTTCCCGGGAGATAGCACCGAGTATCCGGGCGGGCTTAGCTTCACGCATGATATGGGAGTAGCCAACGCCGTGTCGCGTCCGGGGTATTCCTCCTATGAGCTGTACGGCATTGACGGCTGCTTCTCGCATATGACCCACGAGCAATTGGTCAACTGGATTCTCACAGCGGCAACCTATGTGGAGCACACGGGCGACCGCAGCTGGATGGAGCGCAATCTGACGGTACTGGAGAGCTGCCTGCAAAGTATGCTGAACCGGGATCATCCGGACCCGGCGAAGCGCAATGGTGTGATGGCCCTCGACAGCTCACGGACTATGGGCGGTGCAGAGATTACGACCTATGACAGTCTGGATGTCTCCCTGGGCCAGGCGCGCAACAATATTTATCTGGCGGGAAAATGCTGGGCTGCTTATCTGGCTATGGAGCGTATTTTCCGCGACAATGGCAATACGGAGCTGTCCCAGACTGCCGGCCGGCAAGCTGACCTCTGTGCGGCTACCATCGTGGCGAGTGTGACCGAAGGCGGCTACATTCCGGCGGTCATCGGCGAAGGCAATGATTCAAAGATTATTCCGGCCATCGAAGGCCTGGTATTCCCTTACTTCACTGGCTGCAAGGAAGCCTTGGAGCGCGGAGGACGGTTCGGCGAATATCTCGAGGCACTGGACACTCATCTGAAGGCTGTGCTTGTAGAGGGAGTCTGCCTGTTCGAGGACGGCGGCTGGAAAATCTCCTCCACCAGCAATAACAGCTGGCTGAGCAAAATCTATCTCTCCCAGTTCATCGCCAGAGAAATTCTCGGCTTGAAATGGGATGAGAAGGGACGCGCAGCAGACCAGGCCCATACGGCCTGGCTTACGCATCCTGAGCTCTCCATCTGGAGCTGGAGCGACCAGATTATCTCCGGCGAGATCACCGGAAGCAAATATTACCCGCGCGGGGTAACGGCCATTCTGTGGCTGGAGGAGCAGCGTGGGTAG
- a CDS encoding AraC family transcriptional regulator — translation MNVLDPGTQHSMDGRMSPDVQAAFHLFAAHWRKVNKEWQYPAHTHPMFEINVVLQGSQRMAVGGQSYIQESGDILFIRPGVQHSSLGAAAGDEMSYYCLHFDIDDLVLRRSLMTMDTVSLSGDTPELKAIRSSLDDIIRSTILPEASDAQRGRLVMLNASLQFFAALTGWVLAALPSPARSTLPGVTEKTVALANAIEGLLQESVFTAAASGSRAGSIEEIAARLGYSPNHCNRAFRQIYGLPPRQYLSDLIIRHAKLLLLDNSLSVESIAYRLGYRDVSHFSKQFKRWTGLPPMGYRQLTEEPGKTDDGAPIPRLQGGTQ, via the coding sequence ATGAACGTATTAGATCCCGGCACACAGCACTCCATGGATGGACGCATGTCCCCGGATGTTCAGGCTGCCTTCCATCTCTTTGCCGCCCACTGGCGCAAGGTGAACAAGGAGTGGCAATATCCGGCACACACTCACCCGATGTTCGAGATCAACGTCGTTCTGCAGGGCTCGCAGCGCATGGCCGTAGGCGGACAATCCTACATCCAGGAGAGCGGCGACATTCTGTTCATCCGCCCTGGTGTGCAGCACTCCAGTCTGGGCGCAGCCGCAGGTGACGAGATGTCTTATTACTGCCTGCACTTTGACATTGACGATCTGGTTCTGCGCCGCTCCTTAATGACGATGGATACCGTCAGTCTGAGCGGGGACACCCCGGAGCTGAAGGCAATCCGTTCCTCCCTGGATGACATCATCCGCTCGACCATTCTCCCGGAGGCCAGTGATGCACAGCGCGGGCGGCTTGTGATGCTGAACGCTTCGCTCCAGTTCTTCGCCGCCCTTACCGGCTGGGTGCTGGCTGCCCTGCCTTCCCCTGCCCGGAGCACCCTGCCGGGAGTGACGGAGAAGACCGTCGCCCTGGCGAATGCCATTGAAGGGCTGCTGCAGGAATCCGTCTTCACGGCTGCGGCATCCGGCAGCAGAGCCGGAAGCATCGAGGAGATCGCGGCCAGGCTCGGCTACAGCCCCAACCACTGTAACCGCGCCTTCCGGCAGATTTACGGGCTGCCGCCCCGGCAGTATCTCTCCGATCTCATTATCCGCCATGCCAAGCTGCTGCTGCTGGATAACAGTCTGTCTGTAGAGAGCATCGCCTACCGGTTGGGCTACCGCGATGTCTCCCATTTCAGCAAGCAGTTCAAGCGGTGGACCGGTCTGCCTCCCATGGGCTACCGCCAGCTTACGGAGGAGCCGGGCAAGACGGACGACGGAGCGCCAATCCCCCGCTTACAGGGAGGTACACAATGA
- a CDS encoding YdcF family protein, giving the protein MIYLIKFVYSFVLPPGIFVLLLLGMVVWLWRSSRRPAIVLLAVTLLLYLSMTSAVSDMLIGSLERKYPQPAAAEGDVIVILGGGATSGTPDLDGQGNMSGPAANRLLAAARLYRETGLPIIFSGGQVFADSGNEADIARRQLIGLGIPAEDILPESRSLNTEQNAVNTAKLMQEHGLSRPVLVTSGFHMPRSMVQFEHAGLKPQAFPVDFQASRPMSLYVSKFTPSAGAVSTTGLALKEYLGLIAAKLLP; this is encoded by the coding sequence ATGATCTATCTCATTAAATTCGTATACAGCTTTGTCTTGCCTCCAGGGATATTTGTCCTGCTGCTGCTGGGCATGGTGGTCTGGCTGTGGAGAAGCAGCCGCCGTCCCGCGATCGTGCTGCTGGCGGTCACGCTCCTGCTCTATCTGTCGATGACCTCTGCGGTCAGCGACATGCTGATCGGGAGCCTGGAGCGGAAGTACCCTCAGCCTGCTGCTGCAGAGGGGGATGTGATCGTAATCCTGGGCGGCGGGGCCACCTCCGGCACCCCGGATCTGGACGGGCAGGGCAATATGTCCGGTCCGGCGGCGAACCGGCTGCTGGCGGCCGCGCGGCTGTACCGCGAGACCGGCCTGCCGATCATTTTCTCCGGGGGACAGGTATTCGCCGACAGCGGCAATGAAGCGGATATCGCCCGGCGGCAGCTCATCGGCCTCGGCATTCCCGCAGAGGACATCCTGCCGGAGAGCCGCTCGCTCAACACGGAGCAGAATGCGGTCAACACCGCGAAGCTCATGCAGGAGCATGGCTTAAGCCGTCCCGTTCTGGTAACCTCCGGCTTCCATATGCCGCGCAGCATGGTCCAGTTCGAGCATGCCGGACTTAAGCCGCAGGCTTTTCCGGTAGATTTCCAAGCCAGCCGTCCCATGTCACTCTATGTAAGCAAATTCACTCCGTCCGCCGGAGCCGTCTCCACAACCGGGCTGGCGCTGAAGGAGTATCTGGGGTTAATAGCCGCGAAGCTGCTGCCTTAG
- the aspA gene encoding aspartate ammonia-lyase, producing MTETEYRLEKDFLGSKQVEHQAYYGIQTLRAVENFPITGYRVHHELIKAMGIVKKSAALANMEIGRLYKGLGEVIVQAADEVIAGNWDEQFIVDPIQGGAGTSLNMNANEVIANRALELLGKAKGDYLQLSPNTHVNMAQSTNDAFPTAIHIATLSLLEQLLITMRTMHGVFLQKAAEFDSVIKMGRTHLQDAVPIRLGQEFEAYSRVLERDIQRIEHTRGHLYEVNMGATAVGTGLNADPRYIKRVVELLAEISGLPLVGAEHLVDATQNTDAYTEVSASLKVCMMNMSKIANDLRLMASGPRSGFNEITLPARQPGSSIMPGKVNPVMAEVINQVAFQVIGNDHTICLAAQAGQLELNVMEPVMVFNLIQSISIMNNSFRVFTDYCLAGIEANKEKLAREVERSVGIITAVNPHLGYEVVSRIAREAILTGESVRALCLKYNVLSEEELSLILDPYEMTHPGIAGAALLHTD from the coding sequence ATGACAGAGACGGAATATCGGCTGGAGAAGGATTTTTTGGGCAGCAAGCAGGTGGAGCATCAGGCCTATTACGGGATACAGACCCTCCGGGCGGTGGAGAATTTCCCGATTACCGGCTACCGTGTGCATCATGAATTAATCAAGGCGATGGGAATTGTCAAAAAATCCGCTGCGCTCGCCAACATGGAAATCGGCCGCCTTTATAAGGGGCTGGGTGAGGTCATCGTCCAAGCGGCAGATGAGGTGATCGCGGGGAACTGGGATGAGCAGTTCATCGTTGATCCGATTCAAGGCGGCGCGGGCACCTCGCTGAATATGAATGCTAATGAAGTGATTGCGAACCGTGCGCTGGAGCTGCTGGGCAAGGCCAAGGGGGATTACCTGCAGCTCAGTCCGAACACTCACGTGAATATGGCGCAATCGACGAACGATGCTTTTCCGACGGCGATCCATATTGCCACGTTATCTCTGCTGGAGCAGCTGCTGATCACGATGCGGACGATGCACGGTGTGTTTTTGCAGAAGGCGGCTGAATTCGATTCCGTCATTAAAATGGGGCGGACCCACCTGCAGGATGCGGTACCGATCCGTCTGGGACAGGAATTCGAGGCGTACAGCCGGGTGCTGGAGCGTGACATTCAGCGGATCGAGCATACGCGGGGTCATCTCTATGAGGTGAACATGGGCGCGACCGCCGTGGGTACCGGACTGAACGCCGATCCCCGCTACATCAAGCGGGTCGTCGAGCTGCTGGCTGAGATCAGCGGTCTACCGCTGGTGGGTGCTGAGCATCTGGTCGATGCTACGCAGAATACGGATGCCTATACCGAAGTCTCGGCCTCGCTGAAGGTCTGCATGATGAATATGTCCAAAATCGCCAACGATCTGCGGCTGATGGCCTCCGGCCCGCGCTCCGGCTTCAATGAAATTACGCTGCCGGCCCGCCAGCCGGGATCGTCCATCATGCCCGGCAAGGTGAATCCGGTGATGGCCGAGGTGATTAACCAGGTGGCTTTTCAGGTGATTGGCAATGATCATACGATCTGTCTCGCCGCTCAGGCCGGTCAACTGGAGCTGAACGTCATGGAGCCGGTGATGGTATTCAATCTGATTCAGTCGATCAGCATCATGAACAATTCCTTCCGGGTGTTCACCGACTATTGTCTGGCAGGGATTGAAGCCAATAAGGAGAAGCTTGCGCGTGAGGTGGAGAGAAGCGTCGGCATCATTACCGCCGTGAACCCGCATCTGGGATATGAGGTCGTCTCGCGGATTGCCAGAGAAGCTATTCTGACCGGTGAATCGGTGCGGGCCTTGTGTCTGAAATACAATGTGCTGAGCGAAGAGGAACTGAGTCTGATTCTGGACCCGTATGAAATGACCCACCCCGGAATAGCGGGGGCTGCGCTTTTGCATACTGACTGA
- a CDS encoding aminoglycoside phosphotransferase family protein, which translates to MNPYDEEKLTGGNVNEIIRQADTVRRPTGSWSPSIHGLLQHLEQQNFAGAPKFRGTDDAGREFLSFLPGEVPGNAYPELEPYMWSEETLTGLARLLRSYHDATVGFVPNSIHTEWQLPYADPEAHEVICHNDAALYNVVFQHGVPVALIDFDMAGPGPRLWDIAYTLYTSVPLAGFAPDYLTGSTVPYQADLHAADRQRRIKLFFEAYGLPVPEDLHDWLTRRLTAMCDTLKKEAEANNPAFVKMVEEGHLAHYEREIQFIADHYSEWTNAPRFEKRKK; encoded by the coding sequence ATGAACCCGTATGATGAAGAGAAGTTAACCGGCGGTAATGTAAATGAGATCATCCGCCAGGCTGACACCGTCCGCCGTCCTACAGGGAGCTGGAGCCCAAGTATTCATGGACTGCTTCAGCATTTGGAGCAGCAGAATTTCGCAGGAGCGCCCAAGTTCAGGGGCACGGATGATGCAGGGCGCGAGTTTCTATCCTTTCTTCCCGGCGAGGTTCCGGGCAACGCTTATCCTGAGCTGGAGCCGTACATGTGGTCTGAAGAGACCCTTACGGGCCTGGCCCGCCTGTTACGCAGCTATCATGATGCCACGGTAGGCTTCGTACCGAATAGTATACATACGGAGTGGCAGCTCCCCTATGCCGATCCTGAGGCACATGAAGTGATCTGCCATAATGATGCGGCGCTGTATAACGTGGTGTTTCAGCATGGTGTGCCCGTGGCGCTGATTGATTTTGACATGGCTGGTCCAGGCCCGCGCCTGTGGGACATTGCCTATACCCTCTACACCTCAGTTCCGCTCGCCGGTTTTGCTCCTGATTATCTGACAGGTTCCACGGTACCTTATCAGGCAGACCTCCATGCAGCAGACAGGCAGCGGCGGATTAAGCTGTTTTTTGAAGCCTATGGACTGCCTGTCCCAGAAGATCTGCATGACTGGTTGACCAGGCGGCTCACAGCTATGTGCGATACACTGAAGAAGGAGGCCGAGGCGAACAATCCTGCTTTTGTCAAAATGGTGGAAGAAGGCCACCTGGCCCACTATGAACGCGAGATTCAATTCATAGCGGATCATTATAGTGAATGGACTAATGCTCCTCGTTTTGAAAAGCGCAAAAAGTAA
- the ybaK gene encoding Cys-tRNA(Pro) deacylase, whose protein sequence is MNKTNAMRILDARKISYTIHSYDNEDGLIHGTAVAEKIGLPSEVVFKTLVAHNGPQPYVYVIPVAEELDLKRAARAAGVKKIELLPLKELLKHTGYVRGGCSPVGMKKLYPTFIHSSAAELETIAVSAGRIGVQMELEPKLLAEAVSAVFTELIKE, encoded by the coding sequence ATGAACAAAACGAATGCCATGCGCATACTGGATGCAAGGAAGATAAGCTACACCATTCATAGCTACGACAATGAGGACGGGCTCATTCACGGAACAGCGGTTGCTGAGAAGATTGGTCTGCCTTCTGAAGTGGTATTCAAGACACTGGTCGCACACAACGGACCGCAGCCGTATGTCTATGTGATCCCGGTTGCTGAGGAGCTGGATCTGAAGAGAGCCGCCAGAGCTGCCGGAGTGAAGAAGATTGAGCTGCTGCCGCTGAAGGAGCTGCTGAAGCATACTGGTTATGTGCGCGGGGGCTGTTCCCCAGTCGGCATGAAGAAGCTGTATCCTACGTTCATTCACAGCAGTGCGGCGGAGCTTGAGACAATCGCGGTCAGCGCAGGCCGGATCGGCGTTCAGATGGAGCTTGAGCCGAAGCTGCTGGCTGAAGCGGTGTCTGCGGTTTTTACGGAGTTGATTAAAGAGTAG
- the kduI gene encoding 5-dehydro-4-deoxy-D-glucuronate isomerase, with translation MERRFASHPNEVKQFDTERLRKEFHIPVIFAPDELKLVLTHEDRMIVGGANPVNGEVALTTDLKELGVTYFLERRELGVINVGGPGSVVVDGTEYEVDFKECLYVGQGSKDVIFKSADSAKPAKFYLNSAPAHQSYPTTKTTLAESESGAMGGLENSNERTIHRFIHTNGVQSAQLVMGMTQLKPGSMWNTMPSHTHPRRMEAYFYFDLPDDSIVFHLMGEPTETRHIVMHNEQAVISPSWSIHSGVGTHNYTFIWSMAGDNKRYDDMDPVGMKELQ, from the coding sequence ATGGAAAGACGTTTTGCATCACATCCGAATGAAGTGAAGCAGTTTGACACTGAGCGCCTGCGTAAGGAGTTCCATATCCCGGTTATCTTTGCACCAGACGAGCTGAAGCTTGTCCTGACGCATGAAGACCGCATGATTGTTGGCGGAGCGAATCCGGTAAACGGCGAGGTGGCTCTGACTACGGATCTCAAGGAGCTTGGCGTAACTTACTTCCTGGAACGCCGTGAGCTGGGGGTCATCAATGTCGGCGGCCCAGGTTCGGTGGTTGTGGACGGTACTGAATATGAGGTTGATTTCAAGGAATGCCTGTATGTGGGCCAAGGCTCGAAGGATGTTATTTTCAAGAGTGCGGACAGCGCTAAGCCGGCAAAATTCTATCTGAATTCCGCTCCGGCTCACCAGTCCTACCCGACTACGAAGACTACGCTGGCTGAATCTGAATCCGGGGCCATGGGCGGTCTGGAGAATTCCAACGAACGGACGATTCACCGCTTCATCCACACGAATGGCGTGCAGAGCGCACAGCTTGTAATGGGGATGACTCAGCTGAAGCCGGGCAGCATGTGGAACACTATGCCATCGCACACGCATCCGCGCCGGATGGAAGCCTACTTCTATTTCGATCTGCCGGACGATTCCATCGTCTTCCACCTGATGGGCGAACCGACCGAGACCCGCCACATCGTAATGCACAATGAACAGGCCGTCATCTCGCCAAGCTGGTCCATTCACAGCGGTGTGGGTACGCATAACTATACCTTCATCTGGAGCATGGCCGGAGACAACAAGCGGTATGATGATATGGACCCCGTAGGGATGAAAGAATTACAATAG